In Nicotiana tabacum cultivar K326 chromosome 17, ASM71507v2, whole genome shotgun sequence, one DNA window encodes the following:
- the LOC107798140 gene encoding triacylglycerol lipase OBL1-like isoform X1 → MDRYNKVEKVSSNKYLQLKPDEASLLDILRILFSGNLESKQFIECLRVKETAFERRGYIFLSVSVQKALQFISKPLSFCGSISEFCLNLLARNQSLLTLLLRILQGKVVMPEKESASYLSAIGFIDPRVDCHKKFKPWDKTYVVALSAIASKVAYENKAFIRATVEDQWKMELLGAYDFWNEYHQKKSTQGFIFHDKTTSPDRIIVAFRGTEPFNSDDWSTDFDISWYKFHSMGKVHSGFMKAMGLQKDESWPPNIPQDDQRPVAYYTIREKLRDFFQKNNKTKFVLTGHSLGGALAVLFSAVLAFHNEAFILERLEAIYTFGQPRVGDSKFGDFMKEQFRNYGIEYYRFVYSHDIVTRLPYDNTTLLFKHFGTCLYYSSIYEGKIVSEEPDRNYFSVRSLISKRVDALWELVRSFLLPYLYGTEYRESLLLQALRLYGLLFPGMPAHGPPEYINAICLGDATLFKAPR, encoded by the exons ATGGATCGTTATAACAAGGTGGAGAAGGTGAGTAGCAACAAATACCTTCAACTAAAACCAGATGAAGCAAGTCTTTTGGATATCCTACGTATTCTCTTTTCCGGCAACCTTGAAAGCAAACAATTCATAGAATGTTTGAGAGTGAAAGAGACAGCTTTCGAGCGTCGAGGATACATCTTTCTCTCAGTGTCCGTCCAAAAAGCTCTTCAGTTCATCTCAAAGCCTCTGTCATTTTGCGGTTCAATTTCAGAGTTCTGCCTAAATCTTCTTGCTCGTAACCAAAGCCTTCTTACATTGTTATTGAGAATCTTGCAAG GGAAGGTAGTGATGCCAGAAAAAGAGTCAGCCAGCTATCTATCCGCTATTGGATTTATAGATCCGAGAGTGGATTGTCATAAGAAGTTCAAACCTTGGGATAAAACATATGTTGTTGCACTTTCTGCAATTGCATCAAAAGTAGCTTACGAGAATAAAGCTTTTATCCGAGCTACCGTTGAAGATCAATGGAAG ATGGAATTACTGGGGGCCTACGATTTTTGGAATG AGTATCACCAAAAGAAATCGACTCAAGGCTTCATATTTCATGACAAAACTACCAGTCCGGACAGAATTATTGTGGCATTTAGAGGTACTGAACCCTTCAATTCAGATGACTGGAGTACAGATTTCGACATATCTTGGTACAAATTCCACAGCATGGGCAAAGTCCACAGCGGTTTCATGAAGGCTATGGGCTTACAGAAAGATGAAAGTTGGCCTCCCAATATACCACAAGATGACCAACGCCCAGTAGCATATTACACAATCAGGGAAAAACTAAGAGACTTCTTtcagaaaaataacaaaaccaaATTTGTTCTAACAGGGCACAGCTTAGGTGGCGCACTCGCAGTTCTTTTTTCAGCAGTTCTTGCATTCCACAATGAAGCTTTTATACTAGAAAGATTGGAAGCAATTTACACATTTGGGCAGCCAAGGGTAGGTGATAGCAAGTTCGGGGACTTCATGAAAGAACAATTCAGGAACTATGGCATTGAATATTATAGATTCGTTTACAGTCATGATATTGTTACCAGGTTGCCTTATGATAACACTACCCTGCTTTTTAAACACTTTGGGACATGCCTTTACTATAGCAGCATATATGAAGGAAAG ATCGTTTCAGAAGAACCAGACAGAAATTACTTTTCTGTGAGATCACTAATATCAAAGAGGGTGGACGCATTGTGGGAGTTGGTGAGAAGCTTTCTTCTTCCATATCTGTATGGAACAGAATACAGAGAAAGCTTGCTTCTTCAAGCACTTAGGTTGTATGGACTCCTATTTCCGGGTATGCCAGCTCATGGTCCCCCGGAGTATATTAATGCAATTTGTTTGGGCGATGCTACTTTATTTAAAGCTCCAAGATGA
- the LOC107798140 gene encoding triacylglycerol lipase OBL1-like isoform X2, producing the protein MDRYNKVEKVSSNKYLQLKPDEASLLDILRILFSGNLESKQFIECLRVKETAFERRGYIFLSVSVQKALQFISKPLSFCGSISEFCLNLLARNQSLLTLLLRILQEYHQKKSTQGFIFHDKTTSPDRIIVAFRGTEPFNSDDWSTDFDISWYKFHSMGKVHSGFMKAMGLQKDESWPPNIPQDDQRPVAYYTIREKLRDFFQKNNKTKFVLTGHSLGGALAVLFSAVLAFHNEAFILERLEAIYTFGQPRVGDSKFGDFMKEQFRNYGIEYYRFVYSHDIVTRLPYDNTTLLFKHFGTCLYYSSIYEGKIVSEEPDRNYFSVRSLISKRVDALWELVRSFLLPYLYGTEYRESLLLQALRLYGLLFPGMPAHGPPEYINAICLGDATLFKAPR; encoded by the exons ATGGATCGTTATAACAAGGTGGAGAAGGTGAGTAGCAACAAATACCTTCAACTAAAACCAGATGAAGCAAGTCTTTTGGATATCCTACGTATTCTCTTTTCCGGCAACCTTGAAAGCAAACAATTCATAGAATGTTTGAGAGTGAAAGAGACAGCTTTCGAGCGTCGAGGATACATCTTTCTCTCAGTGTCCGTCCAAAAAGCTCTTCAGTTCATCTCAAAGCCTCTGTCATTTTGCGGTTCAATTTCAGAGTTCTGCCTAAATCTTCTTGCTCGTAACCAAAGCCTTCTTACATTGTTATTGAGAATCTTGCAAG AGTATCACCAAAAGAAATCGACTCAAGGCTTCATATTTCATGACAAAACTACCAGTCCGGACAGAATTATTGTGGCATTTAGAGGTACTGAACCCTTCAATTCAGATGACTGGAGTACAGATTTCGACATATCTTGGTACAAATTCCACAGCATGGGCAAAGTCCACAGCGGTTTCATGAAGGCTATGGGCTTACAGAAAGATGAAAGTTGGCCTCCCAATATACCACAAGATGACCAACGCCCAGTAGCATATTACACAATCAGGGAAAAACTAAGAGACTTCTTtcagaaaaataacaaaaccaaATTTGTTCTAACAGGGCACAGCTTAGGTGGCGCACTCGCAGTTCTTTTTTCAGCAGTTCTTGCATTCCACAATGAAGCTTTTATACTAGAAAGATTGGAAGCAATTTACACATTTGGGCAGCCAAGGGTAGGTGATAGCAAGTTCGGGGACTTCATGAAAGAACAATTCAGGAACTATGGCATTGAATATTATAGATTCGTTTACAGTCATGATATTGTTACCAGGTTGCCTTATGATAACACTACCCTGCTTTTTAAACACTTTGGGACATGCCTTTACTATAGCAGCATATATGAAGGAAAG ATCGTTTCAGAAGAACCAGACAGAAATTACTTTTCTGTGAGATCACTAATATCAAAGAGGGTGGACGCATTGTGGGAGTTGGTGAGAAGCTTTCTTCTTCCATATCTGTATGGAACAGAATACAGAGAAAGCTTGCTTCTTCAAGCACTTAGGTTGTATGGACTCCTATTTCCGGGTATGCCAGCTCATGGTCCCCCGGAGTATATTAATGCAATTTGTTTGGGCGATGCTACTTTATTTAAAGCTCCAAGATGA
- the LOC107798143 gene encoding triacylglycerol lipase OBL1 codes for MAMASTCNKSFCSNYMLLKPEECSVLDLARILFSSKILGQKNFVDRPDQEMTKVSFPQRWIIFISILVQKILQSTANPLAGFGNAIEHWLNLLNVNGGFFRLVFNALSGKVVEPDKESATFLSFIGNMDKRVELDNKSVELGRRRYHEAISMMAAKAAYENKAYIETTVKDHWKMDLLGSFDFWNDYQGKATTQAFVLQDKKVDPELIVVAFRGTEFFNSDDWISDFDLSWYEIPGMGKIHAGFLKALGLQKNLGWPKDIVQTDNNQPSPAYYYLRKLLKQLLQKNEKAKFVVTGHSLGGALAILFPAILAFHKESLLLKRLEGVYTFGQPRVGDANFGEYMKEQLAKYDVPYYRVVYSNDMVPRLPYDNSTFMFKHFGTCLYYNSLYKEKILSEEPDKNGFSVLLIIPKMLNAVWELIRSFILPLPCLAGRNYKEGGLLLLTRVVGLLLPGVPAHCPQDYVNSTRLGSPVHEQLYANGDGPKYQKIGIITS; via the exons ATGGCAATGGCGAGCACTTGCAACAAGTCTTTCTGCAGCAACTATATGCTGCTAAAACCAGAGGAATGTAGTGTATTAGACTTGGCACGTATCTTGTTTTCCAGTAAAATACTGGGACAAAAAAATTTTGTAGACCGTCCTGATCAAGAAATGACTAAGGTGTCATTTCCACAAAGATGGATAATTTTTATTTCCATCCTAGTCCAAAAGATTTTACAGTCTACTGCTAATCCTTTGGCAGGTTTTGGCAATGCTATTGAGCACTGGCTTAACCTTTTAAACGTTAACGGCGGCTTCTTCCGTCTTGTTTTCAACGCCTTAAGCG GTAAAGTTGTAGAGCCGGATAAGGAATCAGCGACTTTCTTGTCTTTTATTGGAAATATGGATAAAAGGGTTGAGCTAGATAATAAGAGTGTTGAACTTGGACGTAGAAGATACCATGAGGCAATAAGTATGATGGCTGCCAAAGCAGCTTACGAGAACAAAGCATATATTGAAACTACGGTCAAAGATCACTGGAAG ATGGATCTCTTGGGCTCCTTTGACTTCTGGAATG ATTATCAAGGAAAAGCTACAACACAAGCATTCGTGCTTCAAGATAAAAAGGTCGACCCCGAGCTTATTGTTGTGGCATTTAGAGGAACAGAATTCTTCAATTCCGATGATTGGATCTCAGACTTTGACCTCTCTTGGTATGAGATTCCTGGTATGGGCAAAATTCATGCGGGATTTTTGAAAGCTCTTGGGTTACAGAAGAACCTCGGATGGCCCAAAGATATTGTACAAACAGATAATAACCAGCCATCTCCAGCCTACTATTACTTAAGAAAATTGCTCAAGCAACTTCTACAGAAGAATGAAAAGGCAAAGTTTGTGGTCACTGGTCACAGTTTGGGTGGAGCACTTGCAATTCTATTTCCTGCAATATTGGCATTTCATAAGGAATCTTTGCTGTTGAAAAGATTAGAGGGCGTTTACACATTTGGCCAACCAAGAGTTGGAGATGCAAATTTCGGTGAATATATGAAGGAGCAATTAGCAAAATATGACGTTCCATACTATAGGGTTGTCTACAGCAATGACATGGTACCAAGATTGCCATATGATAATTCCACCTTCATGTTCAAGCACTTTGGAACTTGCTTATACTATAATAGCCTCTACAAAGAAAAA ATTTTAAGTGAAGAACCAGACAAGAATGGGTTCTCTGTGTTACTGATTATACCAAAGATGTTAAATGCGGTATGGGAGCTGATCAGAAGCTTTATTCTTCCTCTGCCGTGTTTAGCCGGACGGAACTATAAGGAAGGTGGGCTTCTTCTTCTCACGAGGGTGGTAGGCTTGTTACTCCCCGGCGTACCAGCACATTGTCCTCAGGATTATGTCAATTCCACGAGGCTGGGATCACCTGTACATGAGCAGCTTTATGCTAATGGTGATGGACCAAAGTATCAAAAGATTGGCATTATCACATCTTAA